A region from the Wansuia hejianensis genome encodes:
- a CDS encoding substrate-binding domain-containing protein yields MKKVKMAIGILLCSALVLGGCGGSGNSPASTSGSKTESTGSSASSAASASSASSSSGKDSGEKLTFEYFATSMTVEWIQQIEEALKTLGEENNFEVLSADANRDINTQLSQIDTAIEQKIDGAFLFIVDEGSAPAAVQKFDDAEIPVIGETLKLQDGDGKNIAPYVELDAEGVGSNCGKWVAENWESTGVDLSDLSKVGVIQNTNSKYRSDLARIDGFMNELNGGLPGIPESNVFMADCAAEATSNDNTEASYNQVAAVLSAHPEIEAWIIMGSVDSYAMGACRAVEAAGLEEKTILVSAGGELAIKEWANESGACWRATCYYDAMDFAEKMVEGMLSVCRDGETTKDIYSDFKEGGDEYAAVKISGNMCTAENYQDFTE; encoded by the coding sequence ATGAAGAAGGTGAAAATGGCAATCGGGATCTTATTGTGTTCAGCCCTGGTACTTGGCGGCTGCGGCGGATCGGGGAACAGTCCTGCGAGTACATCGGGGAGCAAGACTGAAAGTACTGGGTCTTCTGCCTCTTCTGCGGCATCAGCATCCTCAGCATCATCATCGTCAGGAAAAGACAGCGGAGAAAAGCTGACCTTTGAGTATTTCGCCACTTCAATGACCGTTGAGTGGATCCAGCAGATTGAAGAAGCCCTGAAGACCCTGGGAGAAGAGAATAATTTTGAAGTTCTTTCCGCAGATGCCAATCGTGATATCAATACGCAGCTTTCGCAGATTGATACGGCCATTGAGCAGAAGATTGACGGCGCCTTCCTGTTTATCGTCGATGAAGGAAGCGCCCCGGCAGCCGTACAGAAATTCGATGATGCGGAAATTCCGGTCATTGGTGAAACCCTGAAGCTGCAGGACGGCGACGGTAAAAATATTGCCCCATACGTGGAGCTGGATGCGGAAGGCGTAGGCTCTAACTGTGGCAAGTGGGTCGCTGAGAACTGGGAATCTACAGGCGTCGACCTGTCTGACCTGTCTAAGGTGGGCGTAATCCAGAATACCAACAGTAAGTATCGTTCAGACCTGGCCAGAATCGACGGCTTTATGAACGAGCTGAACGGCGGACTGCCGGGAATTCCGGAGAGTAATGTGTTCATGGCGGACTGCGCGGCAGAAGCTACCAGCAATGATAATACGGAGGCTTCTTATAATCAGGTGGCGGCTGTCCTTTCCGCTCATCCGGAAATTGAAGCATGGATTATTATGGGCTCTGTTGACAGCTATGCAATGGGCGCCTGCCGTGCGGTAGAAGCGGCGGGATTGGAGGAGAAAACGATCCTCGTCAGTGCCGGAGGCGAGCTTGCTATCAAAGAGTGGGCCAATGAGTCCGGCGCTTGCTGGAGAGCTACCTGCTATTACGACGCCATGGACTTCGCAGAAAAAATGGTTGAAGGCATGTTAAGCGTGTGCCGTGACGGTGAGACAACCAAAGATATCTATTCTGATTTTAAAGAGGGTGGCGATGAGTATGCGGCTGTAAAAATTTCCGGCAACATGTGCACTGCAGAAAATTATCAGGATTTTACCGAATAA
- a CDS encoding sugar ABC transporter ATP-binding protein has translation MGNYVEFKNISKAFVGVQALDGISFRADGGEVCALLGENGAGKSTLLKILSGAQCADSGEYYINGEEVRFTSPVEAIRAGVSVIYQERQLIGELSVTENVFMEDLYRKKGGIVDFRKSHEEMKKIIELFQMPFSPQTKVNRLSVAHQQMVEIMKAYRRNSKIIAFDEPTASLSDAEIDVLFGLIERLRKDGKVILYVSHRLKELFRITDKIVILKDGCFVEDIRTEDATENYLVSRMVGRNIGDAYSMLERNDKIGEVILEARHLEGEYVHDVSFTLNRGQVLGFAGLVGAGRSETMRLLFGADKLMSGEIYVDGKQCRIKSPRDAINAGIGLCPEDRKEQGLVLGRSVRDNLTIPILKTIARGGVIDGKQERQLSKSAIDKYRIKTHSADKIVMELSGGNQQKVILGRWMLADLKVLILDEPTKGIDVGAKAEIYQMVCDLAKSGLGIIFISSELPEVLNVCDEVVVMKEGSITGRLGKEELSEELILRLAMRDADCFA, from the coding sequence ATGGGGAATTATGTAGAATTTAAAAATATCAGTAAAGCCTTTGTAGGCGTCCAGGCCCTTGATGGCATCAGTTTCCGGGCAGACGGCGGAGAAGTCTGCGCGCTTCTCGGTGAAAACGGGGCGGGCAAGAGCACCCTGCTGAAGATTCTGAGCGGAGCACAATGCGCGGATTCGGGAGAGTATTATATCAACGGTGAAGAAGTAAGATTCACTTCCCCGGTAGAAGCTATCAGGGCCGGGGTCAGCGTCATCTACCAGGAACGTCAGCTGATCGGTGAGCTTTCCGTAACGGAAAACGTGTTTATGGAAGACCTGTACCGTAAAAAAGGAGGAATCGTAGATTTCCGGAAATCACATGAAGAAATGAAAAAGATCATCGAATTGTTCCAGATGCCATTTTCGCCCCAGACAAAGGTTAACCGGCTGTCGGTGGCTCATCAGCAGATGGTGGAAATTATGAAAGCCTACCGCCGGAACAGTAAGATTATCGCTTTTGACGAGCCGACGGCTTCTCTGTCGGATGCGGAAATAGATGTGCTCTTCGGGCTGATCGAAAGGCTCCGGAAAGATGGGAAGGTTATACTGTATGTCTCTCACCGGCTAAAGGAGCTGTTCAGGATCACTGATAAAATCGTGATTCTGAAGGACGGCTGCTTTGTGGAGGACATCCGGACAGAGGATGCCACGGAAAATTATCTGGTATCCAGGATGGTGGGCCGGAATATCGGAGATGCCTACTCGATGCTGGAGCGGAATGATAAGATCGGAGAAGTGATTCTTGAAGCCAGGCATCTGGAAGGGGAATATGTGCATGACGTCAGCTTCACCCTCAACAGAGGCCAGGTTCTGGGCTTTGCAGGCCTTGTAGGAGCGGGGCGCTCTGAAACCATGCGGCTTTTATTCGGCGCTGACAAGCTGATGAGCGGCGAGATATATGTGGATGGTAAACAGTGCAGAATTAAAAGCCCAAGAGATGCCATCAATGCAGGTATCGGCCTTTGTCCGGAGGACCGGAAGGAACAGGGACTGGTGCTGGGAAGGTCGGTACGCGACAATCTGACCATCCCGATTTTGAAGACCATCGCCAGAGGCGGCGTGATAGACGGAAAACAGGAGCGGCAGCTGTCTAAATCAGCGATTGACAAATACAGAATCAAGACGCATTCCGCGGATAAGATCGTCATGGAGCTGTCCGGAGGGAATCAGCAGAAGGTGATCCTCGGCCGCTGGATGCTGGCGGATCTGAAGGTGCTGATCCTGGACGAGCCGACGAAGGGCATCGACGTGGGTGCAAAGGCGGAAATATATCAGATGGTCTGCGATTTGGCAAAATCAGGGCTGGGGATTATCTTCATATCCTCAGAGCTGCCTGAGGTACTGAACGTCTGTGACGAGGTAGTGGTCATGAAGGAGGGGAGTATCACCGGACGCCTGGGCAAAGAGGAATTGTCAGAGGAACTGATTTTGCGGCTTGCCATGCGCGATGCGGACTGTTTTGCATGA
- a CDS encoding FAD-dependent oxidoreductase, which translates to MPRKEIVVEKKYDVIVCGGGTSGVAAAIAAARGGASTLLIERVGSLGGQLCFSGPPGFAFAHLFNPLGEQDAAGIIEEIHSRMLKEGHALPHLKPEHRAEAGYTFSYVDPDWFSLTIFEMMEEEGVELLLHSLVVDVVQDGSKVTGVVVENTNGTMIINGEVIIDCTGEGDIAVRAGAPYEYVDKETVQPHTISFTMDGVNWDELMDWVHSNPDQIVWFEHTLPHWSDERKEEAHQKALEFYKTCDDPAMFGEMMGFTEFHKKGLETGEWHEFSGVGFFLTPREDGHIQAHMQHSSQVPFVLTDNAWDLSRGEIECRRQNAMAIKFFRKYIPGFEHAYLTRMCPEMRLREGRRIMGDYRLTRDDVAAGQEFDDVIGKSHFKAGAHHTVDKNTIAQVEKVCPQDGGSYDIPYRCLVPLDVENMLVAGKHVSTDRDAYLRYLHQTMVTGQAAGAAAALCVKKGISPRKLEEDVSELQKILKEQGAIIDGTH; encoded by the coding sequence ATGCCAAGAAAAGAGATAGTTGTCGAAAAAAAATATGATGTAATCGTGTGCGGCGGCGGAACCTCCGGCGTGGCGGCGGCAATTGCGGCGGCCCGCGGCGGCGCGTCCACACTGCTGATTGAACGTGTTGGCTCTCTGGGCGGCCAGCTGTGCTTCTCCGGACCTCCCGGATTCGCCTTTGCCCATCTGTTTAACCCGCTGGGTGAACAGGATGCCGCAGGAATCATCGAAGAGATCCATTCCAGGATGCTGAAGGAAGGCCATGCGCTCCCGCATTTAAAACCGGAGCACAGGGCTGAAGCCGGATACACCTTCTCCTATGTGGACCCCGACTGGTTCTCGCTGACAATTTTTGAGATGATGGAAGAGGAAGGCGTAGAACTTCTGCTTCACAGCCTTGTAGTCGACGTTGTGCAGGACGGAAGCAAGGTGACGGGAGTTGTAGTTGAGAACACCAACGGGACGATGATCATTAACGGTGAAGTTATCATTGACTGCACCGGTGAAGGAGATATCGCAGTCCGTGCCGGCGCGCCCTATGAATATGTGGATAAAGAGACCGTGCAGCCTCACACCATTTCCTTCACTATGGACGGCGTGAACTGGGATGAGCTCATGGACTGGGTGCACTCGAATCCGGATCAGATCGTGTGGTTTGAGCATACACTTCCCCACTGGTCGGACGAGAGGAAGGAAGAAGCCCATCAGAAGGCTCTGGAATTCTACAAAACCTGTGATGATCCGGCTATGTTCGGCGAAATGATGGGCTTTACGGAATTCCACAAGAAAGGACTGGAAACAGGAGAATGGCATGAGTTCAGCGGCGTCGGATTTTTCCTGACACCACGCGAGGACGGCCATATTCAGGCCCACATGCAGCACTCCTCCCAGGTACCCTTTGTTCTGACAGATAACGCGTGGGATCTTTCCAGAGGTGAGATTGAATGCCGCAGGCAGAACGCCATGGCAATCAAATTCTTCAGAAAATACATTCCCGGTTTTGAGCACGCATATCTGACCAGAATGTGCCCGGAGATGCGCCTTCGTGAAGGCCGCCGGATTATGGGCGATTATCGTCTGACCAGAGATGATGTGGCGGCAGGGCAGGAATTTGACGATGTAATCGGCAAGAGCCATTTCAAAGCCGGCGCTCACCATACCGTCGATAAGAACACGATCGCCCAGGTAGAAAAGGTCTGCCCCCAGGACGGCGGTTCCTATGATATCCCGTACCGGTGCCTGGTACCGCTGGATGTGGAAAATATGCTGGTAGCCGGAAAACACGTATCTACAGACCGCGACGCATACCTGAGATACCTTCATCAGACAATGGTAACGGGACAGGCAGCAGGAGCGGCGGCAGCCCTCTGTGTGAAAAAAGGCATATCTCCCAGAAAACTGGAAGAGGACGTCAGCGAACTTCAGAAGATCCTCAAAGAGCAGGGAGCGATCATAGACGGCACCCATTAA
- a CDS encoding uroporphyrinogen decarboxylase family protein has protein sequence MITARENILMAYHHQEPYWVPSQYLDQNTCLYTATREGVSGFGRGTDCFGISWDYNPGDPSPMVTAGTKRLTDIENWRDELTMPDCESWDWEECAAKDTAGWDRQNKISSVIIVNGLFEQLHALTGFEDALCYLLMEQEAVEDFLDALTDYRIRQIQLIARYYKPDKIQFHDDYGEARNTFMSLEVWREIFKPRLKRIIEAVQGEGMLYEHHSCGYIATLVEDFIELGIDALNPLQVQNDPYELKKKHAKELCFVGGFDNQGILDRPGVTYEERVQEIRYRIELMAPGGSWVAHPVMMDPEIGIALTDVLYEYNAPFWERVGYYPPPKPRQPRKNVYSQGYQKGGEQ, from the coding sequence ATGATTACAGCGAGAGAGAATATCTTAATGGCTTATCATCATCAGGAGCCGTATTGGGTGCCGTCTCAGTATCTGGACCAAAATACCTGCCTGTATACGGCCACCCGTGAGGGAGTCAGCGGATTCGGGCGGGGTACGGACTGCTTTGGCATATCCTGGGATTATAACCCAGGTGACCCGTCGCCGATGGTGACAGCCGGAACCAAACGGCTGACCGATATTGAGAACTGGCGGGATGAGTTAACGATGCCCGACTGTGAAAGCTGGGACTGGGAGGAGTGTGCGGCGAAGGATACGGCGGGCTGGGATCGGCAGAATAAGATCAGCAGCGTAATCATAGTAAATGGGTTATTTGAGCAGCTTCACGCGCTGACCGGCTTTGAAGACGCCCTCTGTTATCTTTTAATGGAGCAGGAGGCCGTGGAGGATTTCCTGGATGCACTGACGGATTATAGGATCAGGCAGATCCAGTTGATTGCCAGATACTATAAACCGGATAAGATCCAGTTCCATGACGATTACGGAGAGGCCAGGAATACTTTCATGTCTCTGGAGGTCTGGAGGGAAATCTTCAAACCGCGCCTGAAACGCATAATTGAAGCAGTGCAGGGTGAAGGAATGCTGTATGAACACCATTCCTGCGGTTACATCGCCACGCTCGTGGAGGATTTCATTGAGCTGGGCATAGACGCCCTGAATCCGCTGCAGGTACAGAATGATCCTTATGAACTGAAAAAAAAGCATGCCAAAGAGCTGTGCTTTGTCGGGGGCTTTGACAATCAGGGAATTCTGGACCGTCCAGGCGTGACCTATGAAGAGAGAGTACAAGAAATACGGTACCGCATAGAGCTCATGGCGCCAGGCGGGAGCTGGGTTGCTCATCCGGTGATGATGGACCCGGAGATCGGTATTGCGCTGACGGATGTGCTATATGAATATAACGCGCCGTTTTGGGAGCGGGTGGGGTATTATCCCCCGCCCAAACCCAGACAGCCCAGGAAAAATGTATATTCCCAGGGATATCAAAAGGGAGGGGAGCAGTGA
- a CDS encoding aldehyde dehydrogenase family protein, translating into MKMLIGGQKTDSSDGRTIDVINPANGKFLDTIPMATEEDVQRAVDNAKKGQKEWTAIPLMEREKIIQRFVRLLEEHKKEIIAVCTRECGKHVGTTIFEYNQTASVFTGYMESAKRLDGQLLVPGSEPGHDGRTASDMIMVTHEPLGTVVAIVPFNAPMLLYSYKVAPALAAGNAVIVKPPTDNPLTDIMITELLLEAGVPGNALQIVTGSGSKVGDWLVKNPGVDAVSMTGSTQVGIGIAEIMAKRLAPCTLELGGNDAFIVMPDTDIDKAAASACGARKGNSGQICISSKRFIVHNSVIEEFTEKLVKLVREIEVGYDDNVEEMMEKCLGNTDRTNTKGEFIGSLISERAAKEVEAQVAHTISQGAKLLCGGQRTGAFYMPTVLAGVTKDMDVAKDLEIFGPVWPVIGFDTVEEAIEIANGSRYGLSGCVMTDDWKLGMRVAREVQTGGMVVNGSSVYRNQMQPFGGQKMSGMGNEGLTTLEEMTKIKNIVLKGFLG; encoded by the coding sequence ATGAAAATGCTGATTGGAGGGCAGAAAACAGATTCCAGCGATGGAAGGACCATTGACGTTATCAATCCGGCCAACGGGAAGTTTCTGGATACCATTCCGATGGCGACCGAAGAGGACGTCCAGCGGGCTGTTGACAATGCGAAGAAAGGCCAAAAGGAGTGGACGGCAATCCCGTTGATGGAGCGGGAGAAAATCATCCAGAGGTTTGTGCGTCTGCTGGAAGAGCATAAAAAGGAGATCATCGCCGTGTGTACCAGAGAATGCGGAAAGCATGTGGGCACGACAATCTTTGAATATAATCAGACGGCTTCTGTATTTACGGGATACATGGAGTCGGCCAAGCGGCTTGACGGCCAGTTACTGGTTCCAGGGTCAGAGCCGGGGCACGACGGGAGGACCGCCTCGGACATGATTATGGTGACCCATGAGCCGTTGGGAACAGTAGTTGCTATCGTTCCTTTTAACGCCCCGATGCTTCTGTACAGTTACAAGGTGGCCCCCGCCCTGGCGGCGGGCAATGCGGTCATAGTAAAGCCGCCCACGGACAATCCGCTGACAGATATTATGATCACAGAGCTGCTGCTGGAGGCAGGTGTGCCCGGCAATGCGCTGCAGATCGTAACGGGAAGCGGTTCCAAAGTAGGAGACTGGCTGGTGAAGAATCCCGGCGTGGATGCCGTCAGCATGACGGGCAGCACCCAGGTGGGAATCGGGATCGCGGAAATCATGGCTAAGCGGTTGGCGCCCTGCACGCTGGAGCTGGGAGGGAACGACGCATTCATCGTGATGCCGGATACCGATATAGATAAGGCGGCAGCCAGCGCCTGCGGAGCAAGGAAAGGGAATTCCGGGCAAATCTGCATTTCCTCTAAACGGTTCATCGTACATAACAGCGTGATAGAAGAGTTTACAGAAAAGCTGGTGAAGCTGGTCCGGGAAATTGAAGTAGGGTATGACGATAACGTAGAAGAAATGATGGAAAAATGCCTGGGCAACACGGACCGCACCAATACGAAGGGTGAATTCATCGGCAGCTTGATCAGCGAGCGGGCGGCGAAGGAAGTAGAGGCGCAGGTTGCGCATACCATTTCCCAGGGCGCGAAGCTGCTGTGCGGCGGCCAGAGGACTGGAGCCTTTTATATGCCCACAGTCCTGGCGGGAGTTACTAAGGATATGGATGTGGCTAAGGATCTGGAAATATTCGGCCCGGTATGGCCGGTCATCGGGTTTGATACGGTGGAGGAAGCGATTGAGATCGCCAACGGAAGCCGTTACGGCCTTTCCGGCTGTGTCATGACAGACGACTGGAAGCTGGGCATGAGAGTGGCGAGGGAAGTGCAGACCGGCGGAATGGTGGTCAATGGTTCCTCCGTATATCGGAACCAGATGCAGCCCTTTGGCGGCCAGAAGATGAGCGGTATGGGCAATGAGGGGCTCACCACACTGGAGGAAATGACGAAAATTAAAAATATTGTCTTAAAAGGTTTTCTTGGATAG
- a CDS encoding UGSC family (seleno)protein produces MGKQFNPLLDPRGYQERTMITLAKRPTLDELRNGKILFYNNTKLGFCNYYTVFDRIKEHLTELGITNWVEYTETVRGKDAAMLADYAAMLAKEEPTAAIVAFGDMGTSSSTTVVTMELEKLGIPAVYMTAPPGTAITEGVGVYRAGHLCLCSVDIMQSTTVEEVAAEVDKKWDYILSSLTSNGEELEQLAHIDFKMDQIPPAKDGLLPKIFEEPDEKEPCAGLEEINDYFNELHISDGLPIIPPTKARYEKMMEYCPFDEDTVLCDPSGPSGKSVTVKDVAIAAVMAGCKPKAMPVLVAAFKALNNKAYNLNQSVTTSHPGGNLVLVSGPIAQEIGLSGKQGCQGPGWPVNATLGRAVNLVIMNVFRSVPGVCDLDCIASQAEFTYCFAEEPELAEWKMINEEHYDSETTTVYVLKAEPIHDVIDFLSLNGHDLLDTITHCCSTLGSNNAYMPGPLVVCLTPDHGKMLKKDGYTKEMIQEHIHTYCYHEVPMVRNRGLVPVRPASFANRHPMPVTRTPKDVEVVVVGGRGGHDGIILPWALHSEGIVEPVALPDGKIAKSIEEFKK; encoded by the coding sequence ATGGGAAAACAATTTAACCCGTTGCTGGACCCCAGGGGCTATCAGGAGAGAACAATGATAACCCTGGCGAAACGGCCAACGCTGGATGAACTGAGAAATGGCAAGATCCTGTTTTACAACAACACGAAACTCGGTTTTTGTAATTATTATACCGTGTTCGACCGGATCAAGGAGCATCTGACTGAGCTGGGGATTACAAACTGGGTAGAATATACGGAAACAGTCCGTGGAAAAGATGCGGCGATGCTGGCGGATTATGCAGCGATGCTGGCAAAAGAAGAGCCTACCGCAGCAATTGTGGCATTCGGTGATATGGGAACCTCTTCCTCCACCACCGTCGTCACCATGGAACTTGAAAAGCTTGGTATCCCGGCCGTCTACATGACGGCGCCTCCAGGAACCGCGATCACAGAAGGCGTGGGCGTCTACCGAGCGGGCCATCTCTGCCTCTGCTCTGTGGATATCATGCAGTCTACCACTGTAGAAGAGGTTGCTGCTGAGGTGGATAAAAAATGGGATTATATCCTGAGCTCCCTGACTTCTAACGGTGAAGAGCTGGAACAGCTGGCTCACATCGATTTTAAGATGGATCAGATTCCTCCTGCAAAGGACGGGCTGCTTCCGAAGATTTTTGAAGAGCCTGACGAGAAAGAGCCTTGCGCGGGTCTGGAAGAAATCAATGATTACTTCAACGAGCTGCATATCAGCGACGGGCTGCCGATCATCCCTCCCACGAAGGCACGCTATGAAAAGATGATGGAATACTGCCCGTTTGACGAGGATACGGTGCTCTGTGACCCCAGCGGCCCTAGCGGCAAATCCGTCACAGTGAAAGACGTTGCCATCGCGGCAGTTATGGCAGGCTGCAAGCCGAAAGCCATGCCGGTGCTGGTTGCGGCCTTTAAGGCGCTGAACAATAAGGCCTACAATCTGAACCAGTCTGTGACCACCTCCCATCCGGGCGGCAATCTGGTGCTGGTATCAGGCCCCATCGCTCAGGAAATCGGACTTTCCGGAAAACAGGGCTGCCAGGGTCCCGGCTGGCCGGTAAACGCCACCCTGGGCCGGGCCGTGAACCTGGTGATCATGAATGTCTTTCGCTCTGTACCCGGCGTCTGTGACCTGGACTGCATCGCATCCCAGGCAGAGTTCACCTACTGCTTCGCAGAAGAACCGGAGCTTGCGGAATGGAAGATGATCAACGAAGAGCACTACGATTCCGAAACTACGACAGTATACGTGCTGAAGGCCGAGCCGATCCATGACGTCATCGACTTCCTGAGCCTGAACGGCCATGATCTGCTGGATACGATCACGCACTGCTGCTCCACGCTGGGATCTAACAACGCGTACATGCCGGGCCCGCTGGTGGTCTGCCTGACGCCGGATCACGGGAAGATGCTGAAGAAGGACGGCTATACGAAGGAAATGATTCAGGAGCACATCCATACATACTGCTACCATGAGGTTCCGATGGTGCGGAACCGGGGACTGGTGCCGGTGCGTCCGGCCAGCTTTGCTAACCGCCATCCGATGCCTGTGACCCGGACGCCGAAAGACGTGGAAGTGGTGGTAGTAGGCGGCCGCGGCGGCCACGACGGGATCATCCTTCCCTGGGCGCTGCACAGCGAGGGAATCGTGGAGCCTGTGGCGCTTCCGGATGGAAAAATAGCGAAATCCATTGAAGAGTTCAAAAAATAA
- a CDS encoding ABC transporter permease translates to MKNDNKNNVKAGKQEGISLFKSNEVMMLIVLILVIAFFTVMNRNYLTYTNMTNILMAASTIGLLAIGETFLIIAGHIDLSSAHIASLFGVMTALLINTGLPWPLAIVIVVICSSVVGIANSCLVNIFGLQPFIATLAMSSVCEGVAFLICSGKSVPVNDKVYVEIGSMKILGIPFPAILMVILFIIFGFVLAKTVFGRSVYMVGGNPEAARLAGLNPKRISTILYVMSAMIAAFAGVLMTAKMHSGQPAGGSGAEFDAITAAILGGVAFTGGKGNLAGCFIGLLIMQCFNNGLTVVNVSSFWQVVAKGLLLIAALIFDFFRRKKLAK, encoded by the coding sequence ATGAAAAACGACAATAAAAATAATGTGAAAGCAGGCAAACAGGAGGGAATAAGCCTATTTAAGTCGAATGAAGTCATGATGCTGATCGTGCTGATTCTTGTGATAGCCTTTTTTACAGTCATGAACAGGAATTATCTGACTTACACGAATATGACCAACATCCTGATGGCGGCATCCACAATCGGCCTGCTGGCAATCGGCGAAACATTCCTGATTATTGCCGGGCATATCGATCTTTCCAGCGCGCATATAGCTTCTCTGTTCGGAGTCATGACGGCGCTTTTAATCAACACGGGGCTTCCATGGCCGCTGGCAATTGTGATTGTAGTGATCTGTAGTTCTGTAGTGGGAATCGCCAATTCCTGCCTGGTCAACATCTTTGGGCTGCAGCCCTTTATCGCAACACTGGCAATGTCGTCTGTCTGCGAGGGAGTGGCGTTCCTGATCTGTTCAGGGAAATCAGTTCCTGTTAATGACAAGGTGTATGTGGAAATAGGCTCCATGAAGATCCTGGGCATTCCGTTCCCGGCTATTCTGATGGTGATTCTGTTTATTATATTCGGATTCGTTCTGGCTAAAACTGTGTTTGGGCGCAGCGTCTACATGGTGGGAGGGAATCCGGAGGCGGCCCGTCTGGCAGGGCTGAACCCGAAGAGGATCAGCACAATCCTTTATGTGATGAGTGCGATGATTGCAGCGTTTGCGGGTGTGCTGATGACCGCGAAAATGCATTCCGGGCAGCCTGCGGGGGGATCCGGAGCTGAATTTGACGCGATAACAGCCGCGATCCTGGGCGGAGTTGCTTTTACCGGAGGAAAAGGGAATCTGGCAGGATGTTTTATCGGCCTTCTGATCATGCAGTGCTTTAATAACGGCCTGACAGTTGTGAATGTATCTTCCTTCTGGCAGGTGGTGGCGAAGGGCCTGCTGCTGATCGCCGCATTGATCTTTGACTTCTTCCGCAGGAAGAAGCTGGCTAAATGA
- a CDS encoding sensor histidine kinase: MRLKTRIAIAFLAIIFIPVILTGVAFYCLMHYKVQAIGKEYGIENPTYENIYNNSLMISKMMDSEFQSLKQEAEEHPERLEDNSYLNQLNEDLDEDNAYLAVRKGDSIYYNGSTTISDSKLLDSLPKYGDSYASSDSGMYIRTEEQSLVKQVDFVFQDGAEGSIFLITRMNQVFPGMRNWMFDMVVIVILILVTTSLAMSLWIYRGVVTPLNQLKKATQNIRDGNLDFTVEGNGVKEVNDLCEDFEDMRKRLKESAEEKVDFDKDNKELISNISHDLKTPITAVKGYVEGIMDGVADTPEKMDRYIRTIYNKANEMDRLINELTFYSKIDTNRIPYTFTKIHVSDYFEDCVEELSLELESRHIELTYFNYLEEDEVVIADAEQLKRVINNIVSNSIKYMDKARGVINIRLRDVGDFIQVEIEDNGKGIAQKDLSRIFDRFYRTDASRNSTRGGSGIGLSIVRKILEDHGGKVWATSKEGVGTVMHFVLRKYQEVPVDEQDTDHRR, from the coding sequence ATGAGATTGAAGACCCGTATTGCGATCGCATTTCTGGCAATAATTTTTATTCCTGTCATCTTGACGGGGGTGGCGTTTTATTGCCTCATGCATTATAAAGTGCAGGCAATCGGGAAAGAATATGGAATTGAAAATCCCACATATGAAAATATATATAATAATTCCCTGATGATATCTAAAATGATGGATTCAGAGTTCCAGTCGTTAAAGCAGGAGGCTGAAGAGCATCCCGAGCGACTGGAGGATAATTCGTATTTGAATCAGCTGAATGAAGACCTGGATGAGGACAATGCCTATCTGGCAGTGCGCAAGGGAGACAGCATTTACTATAATGGATCGACGACGATCAGCGACAGTAAGCTTCTGGATTCCCTTCCGAAATATGGGGATTCTTATGCCAGCTCTGACAGCGGAATGTATATCCGGACAGAGGAACAGTCCCTGGTCAAGCAGGTAGATTTTGTGTTCCAGGACGGGGCGGAAGGAAGTATTTTCCTGATCACCCGGATGAACCAGGTGTTTCCGGGGATGAGAAACTGGATGTTTGACATGGTCGTGATTGTGATTTTGATTTTGGTGACGACCAGCCTTGCTATGAGCCTGTGGATTTACCGGGGAGTTGTTACGCCGCTGAACCAGCTGAAGAAGGCGACGCAGAACATCAGGGACGGCAACCTGGACTTCACGGTAGAAGGCAATGGTGTGAAGGAGGTAAATGACCTCTGTGAGGATTTTGAAGATATGAGAAAGCGGCTCAAAGAGTCCGCGGAGGAAAAAGTAGATTTTGACAAGGACAATAAAGAACTGATCAGCAATATTTCCCACGATCTGAAGACCCCTATCACGGCTGTGAAGGGTTATGTGGAGGGTATCATGGACGGCGTGGCTGACACGCCTGAGAAAATGGACCGGTATATCCGGACGATTTACAATAAGGCCAATGAGATGGACCGTCTGATCAACGAACTGACTTTTTATTCCAAGATTGATACGAACAGAATTCCTTATACCTTTACGAAGATCCATGTGTCAGATTATTTTGAAGACTGTGTGGAGGAACTAAGCCTTGAACTGGAATCCCGCCATATTGAGCTGACCTATTTCAACTATCTTGAGGAAGACGAGGTAGTAATCGCCGACGCGGAGCAATTGAAACGGGTGATCAACAATATTGTGAGCAATTCTATTAAATACATGGATAAAGCCCGGGGCGTGATTAATATCCGGCTGAGAGATGTGGGCGATTTTATTCAGGTTGAAATTGAGGACAACGGAAAAGGGATTGCCCAGAAGGATCTGTCCAGAATCTTTGACAGATTTTACCGCACAGATGCTTCCCGGAATTCTACCAGAGGCGGCAGCGGAATCGGGTTATCAATTGTCAGGAAAATTCTGGAGGATCACGGCGGAAAGGTCTGGGCGACCAGCAAGGAAGGAGTTGGCACGGTAATGCATTTTGTGCTTAGAAAATATCAGGAGGTACCGGTAGATGAGCAGGATACTGATCATAGAAGATGA